ATGCATTTGCATGGCAGCAACCCACCCTGAGACAAAACAGTCAATTCTCTTCTAGGGACACAtctaccacacccagtttagtGTTCAATGTCAGCTGTTCCCATCTGTAAGGAAAACGGCCTCCTGGGGAGTGATTGATCATGAATACTACAGGAATTGAAGGAAGGGAGGTTTCTCAGGCCATGGGCACCCTGGTGTggccacactggcctcaaatgGATCACTGGAGGTTGAGGGTTGGGTGAAGCCATCACGGGTCAAGGACTCACAGGCTGTGTATTTGCCAGGTTCATCTGACTTCTCTAGGAGAGTGTTCATCTCCTGGCACCGTCCTGCAATCCTGAAAGACAGAAGGTCTGTGAGACAAACTGCCCAGTCACATCTCCCCTGCTGGCAGCATCCAAATCAGGACCTGCACTTTTCTGTTTCCAAGGTGGCCAAGCAAGTGCAGGTTTCACTCAGTTCTATTTATGTTACCAGCAGGCCTCCCAAGTCACATGTTCCAGTGCCTTGCTTCTCACAGTAACCCCAGTTCTGGGTTGGGTCACTTGCTGCCTGCAGTCTGACAGCCCCTTGCTTGCTCCTCAGGAGTCTCATCTACTTGATCTGTAAATATTATCCCAAGCAAAACACTCCCTTCCTAACCTTCATGCTATGTGCCTCCTGTGGCTGATCCCCTGTCTCTGGAGCTATTTGGAGACCAGCCCTACAATCAGTGTCACCTGGACAAACGAGGGCAAGCTAGAGTGGGGAGGATCAGGGAAAAGAACAAAGGGCAAACTCCAAGATAAACTGCCACATCAGGGACCGACAAATGCCAGATCCCATGAGGACAGCATAGACATTCTCGTGTTGTTCAGGGGTCACTAAGGTGGCAGGCCCCAAGATGTGAGATAAGGCACAAATGTAGAAGCCACATGGATGGGAGGTCACACAGGTGTGAGAGCACACAGGTGAGAGTCTACACAGATGGCAGGTCACACAAGTGAGTGGCTGAGGAGGTGACAGAGCCCCCCAAAATGAGGTCGCATGGGTGATGGAAGATACTAGGGGGAATAAGCTGGGATTTTACAGTGTCTGTGCAGAGCCTGAGAACCTTTCTCCCTGGGGTCCTGTGCATACTCTTGATCCTTCTGAAATCCTGGTGTCTGCCTTTGTCCCAAAGAGAAGTTCACATTGGAGGAAGAACAAGGCCAGACTGTGTGCTCACTTTGGGTCTAGGAGTGAAACCCTTCCCCAAACATGAGTCCCTGACAATGGATGTTATATCAGAGTAGAAAGATGGTGCTCCCTTGCAGCTGAGATCTTTTCTCTGGACCCATGGCCCTACCATCCCATGGTCCTTTGTAAGCTGAGGCACCCTGAGTGGTACTGTTGCACACAAAACATGTGGTACTGGGTGTTCTGGGTGTTCTGGGAGCTGACTCAGCTCAGTGCCCGGATCTCCTGTGTGGAGAAAGCAAATGACAGGAATCTGGCACATACTCACAGGACAGTCAACTTTACTTGCAGGTTGCCCCCTTCCAGGATCTTGATGTTCATGGGagtcacagacacagactcaAGCTTGTTGTCAGGGATCTCCTTGTCCCATGCTGTAGCTTTCAAATACCACGTTCCTGAAACCTGGAGAAGGTACCTGGCTATCAGGACTAAGGGAGACAAGTTGGAATGCCTCTAGTCCATATCCCACTTCTACCTTGCCCCCCAAATTCTGGACACGTGAAGTATTTCCCAGGTAATCATTCTACCAACACACTAAGTAAATTAGCACTATCAGGGACACAACTGTGTGGTCTCCAACCTCTACAGGCAAGACATTCTCCCAGACGCCTTCACTCCCAAAGAATAGTGCAAAATGTGGAACTCCTATCTCCTCCAGCTCTCTGCTCCCAGGACCATCTAAGTAGACTCCTTTGTTGTATCTAGCATTCCTTCAGTCAGGGTTCAAGCCTGACTCTAAAACGATGTCCTTTTAGATGGAGAAGGAATGGGGCCTCAGCTCCACTATCTGCCATAAAGCCACTTGAAGCCCCTGCCCATCTCAGCCTTACATCCTGATTCTCTTGTATGGTGGGGAAGGCCTGGGCCTGCAGGGTagccaggaggctgaggccaaAGGTCAGGAGCAGGGCCTTCATCTCCAGAGTCTATGCTCACAGATGCCCAGCAGGTCACTTGGCAGACTGAGGAGACTCTTCTGGGACCTCACTCAGCTGCCCTTTATACTGCTCAGCCCAGGGTCCCCAGGGAAGTTGGCAAGGTGTACTCACCAGTCCCTTCCTGGTCATTCACACTGGCCAGTTCTGCAATGGAGCAGATAAAATGTCATCATTGTTGGAAGTTGTTAGAGAATACCCTTAGCCCACAAGATGATGAGACAGGCTACCGCATCGAGAAACTGACTTGCAGATTTCCCCTGGTAAGAAAGTGAGTCTGCATTAGAAGTGCAGCCTCCTGTATCAAGACACCCTGAGGGTGAGTACTGCAGAGGTGAACCTTTCTTGTCTACACTGTGTGGCCATCCAGCTGGCAGATATGCTTCCTGACACAAAGGAGGACACTGAAGCCAGAGAGTCTTGTGCTCCATTCTCAGGGACCTTCCTCAATCCCAGAGAAGATCACTGAACCTTAGATTCATCTTGGAAAAAGAGGAGTCTCTGTATGTGGGGGCCCTCTGTGTGACTACCAAAATGTGTGCTTAAACTGTGTCCCCTCCTCAGCAGGATGTGCACTAGCCCCATGCTCACATGCAGAGGGAGGATGGGTCAGACAAACAGGAAGCAAGAAGggctgtgtgagcacatgtgcacacaggctctcatgtacacacaatggacagtgtgagcacatgtgcacacaggctctcatgtgcacacaaagtgctgtgtgagtacatgtgcacacaggctCTCATGTGCACACAATGGGCAGTGTGAGCACATGTCCATATAGAGTGTTATGTACACACAATGGGcagtgtgagcacatgtgtacacagTCTCTATGTATACACAATGTGTAGTGTGAATACATGTGTACACAGGCTCTTTTGTACACATAGTGGGCTTGtcagcacatgtgcacatagactCTTATGTACACACAATGTGCAATGAAGCAGAATCTCAagccaggactggagagatggctcagcagttaaggaacCTTGCTGTATTAGCAGACATCCTAGGTtttgttcctagcacccatactGTAGCTCACCACCACCTGTGACTTCAGTCCCTTGGAAACTGATGCTTTCTTCCAGCTCACACCTCTACTCACACAGGCTTACAAGCTTGCAATGTGATCAAGGCAGAAGAGTTTTTGTCTCTGAAGCCAGAAAGTCAGGTGTCTGTCTCCTGCGGAGCAATGTATGCTCTGCTTGATATAAGGAGGAGGCTGAGAAATCTTTTTTGAGGGTTCTGATATGTCACAGTTTTTAATTTACTATTATTGTCTCTACAAGCTTCCGTATTTCTGTCATAGTCTGGCTAAATGTGTTGGGgcatgtttgctttgttttgggtcCTTTGggtgatataaaatatttagttcaATTCCAAAGCTCTTATGTTCAGCCTTGATTTAGGAATTCAAGATAAATCGCTTCCTAGGGTAGATTGTCTTTGttgctatttgttttattttgcctttcaAATTTTTCAAATTCTCTTTATTGTAAAATTCAAGTGTTTCACAGCTGACTGGAGTACTTGGACTGAGTCTGAAGGCAAAGGTAGAAACCTTCCTGATACAAGGAAAATTTCAAGCTgtagagaaaggaaaagtggGCAGACAATATGACACTCTCCTAAACAAAATACCCGTCATAAGCAACTTGTGGTTGATTTACTGGTTATCTATAAATGTCAACTTGCTACAACCCAGAATAACCTAGGAAGAGAGTCTCACTTTGGTAATTATCTAGATGCCGTTGATTTGTGGCCTTATCTGTAGGATTGTCTTAATTGTTACTTGTcagaccactgtgggcagcatTATTC
The nucleotide sequence above comes from Arvicanthis niloticus isolate mArvNil1 chromosome 6, mArvNil1.pat.X, whole genome shotgun sequence. Encoded proteins:
- the LOC117712024 gene encoding von Ebner gland protein 1, producing MKALLLTFGLSLLATLQAQAFPTIQENQDVSGTWYLKATAWDKEIPDNKLESVSVTPMNIKILEGGNLQVKLTVLIAGRCQEMNTLLEKSDEPGKYTAYGGKHVLYIIPSAVEDHYIFYYEGKMHRHRFRMAKLVGRDPDINQEALEDFQNALRAGGLNPENIFIPKQSETCPLGSN